A part of Aquibium oceanicum genomic DNA contains:
- a CDS encoding DUF982 domain-containing protein translates to MQTGWFDVPVKVAAQQPNAVQSVANARDAADFLLHRWPREWGRQHYAARSACLAVLKGTREPTLAREAFAAAAREADILKEDLEMAENQDLPFDRVVTVSDPVGRVEIGSARQARDYLQSADWPSGGNQEDALNTAQAALDGLLSASDARDRFIEAAQQAGVLIFE, encoded by the coding sequence ATGCAGACAGGCTGGTTCGACGTCCCGGTGAAGGTGGCTGCGCAGCAACCGAACGCCGTGCAGAGCGTCGCGAATGCGCGCGACGCGGCGGATTTTCTGCTGCATCGCTGGCCGCGCGAATGGGGCCGGCAGCACTACGCGGCGCGCTCGGCGTGCCTGGCCGTCCTCAAGGGGACGCGGGAACCGACGCTGGCGCGCGAAGCCTTCGCAGCCGCCGCGCGCGAAGCCGACATCCTGAAGGAGGATCTTGAGATGGCCGAGAACCAAGACCTGCCGTTCGACCGCGTCGTCACCGTGTCCGATCCCGTCGGCAGGGTCGAGATCGGCTCGGCGCGTCAGGCACGCGACTACCTGCAGAGCGCCGACTGGCCGAGCGGTGGCAACCAGGAAGACGCATTGAACACTGCGCAGGCGGCGCTGGACGGCCTGCTTTCCGCTTCGGATGCGCGCGACCGCTTCATCGAGGCGGCGCAGCAGGCCGGTGTGCTGATCTTCGAATGA
- a CDS encoding SDR family oxidoreductase, with protein sequence MAIISGKIALVTGAAAGIGRAAALKFAQEGAKVVLSDVNVDGGEETATMIRDNGGEAVFMKADVSVPEEVDALIAKAVDTYGRLDCACNNAGIEGRIAPIVEQPLDNYDRIMAVNARGTFLCMKAELTQMLKTGGGAIVNLASVAGLIGFPGLSPYVASKHAVNGMTKNAALEYGKQGIRVNSICPGGVDTRMLDSLAEQATGGAQSSAQMMDPLHPIGRIGTPEEIAELIVWLCSDRASFVTGTNIPIDGGFVAQ encoded by the coding sequence ATGGCAATCATATCAGGCAAGATCGCACTCGTGACCGGCGCGGCTGCCGGCATCGGCCGCGCCGCGGCGCTGAAATTCGCACAGGAGGGGGCCAAGGTCGTCCTGTCCGACGTCAACGTGGACGGCGGCGAGGAGACCGCCACGATGATCCGCGACAATGGCGGCGAGGCGGTCTTCATGAAGGCCGACGTATCGGTTCCCGAAGAGGTCGATGCGCTCATCGCCAAGGCCGTCGACACCTACGGGCGCCTCGACTGCGCCTGCAACAATGCCGGTATCGAGGGCCGCATCGCACCGATCGTCGAACAGCCGCTAGACAACTACGACCGCATCATGGCGGTGAACGCGCGCGGCACGTTCCTGTGCATGAAGGCGGAACTGACCCAGATGCTGAAGACCGGCGGCGGCGCCATCGTCAATCTCGCCTCCGTCGCCGGCCTGATCGGCTTTCCCGGTCTGTCGCCTTATGTCGCGTCCAAGCACGCCGTGAACGGCATGACCAAGAACGCTGCGCTCGAATATGGCAAGCAGGGCATCCGGGTGAATTCGATCTGCCCCGGCGGGGTCGATACCCGCATGCTCGATTCGCTGGCCGAGCAGGCGACGGGAGGCGCCCAGTCGAGCGCGCAGATGATGGACCCGCTGCATCCGATCGGTCGTATCGGTACCCCTGAAGAGATCGCCGAACTGATCGTCTGGCTCTGCTCGGATCGGGCGTCCTTCGTCACCGGCACGAACATCCCGATCGATGGCGGCTTCGTCGCGCAGTAG
- a CDS encoding GntR family transcriptional regulator gives MSLNKSNISRYVQLATLFRRKIEIGTWQLGQQIPTVDMLAAEFDVARATIRQALSILESDGLIERHRAKGTFVTFRPQEALWCQVETNWAGLLNAREGATIEVLARGESADVQGLVHQIGERAPSYLHFRRRHWRNDSPFMIGEVYIDKRLEQRITDEALRTKTSMRLIADVAGVEVTDARQTLTIGTADAEIAELLHLPFNAPVAVVHRSAIDASGTLVFVGVATYRGDVVRLDFKLR, from the coding sequence GTGAGCCTCAACAAGAGCAACATATCGCGCTACGTGCAGCTTGCGACGCTCTTCCGGCGCAAGATCGAGATCGGCACGTGGCAACTGGGTCAGCAGATCCCCACGGTCGACATGCTCGCGGCGGAATTCGACGTGGCGCGCGCGACCATCCGCCAGGCGCTGTCCATCCTGGAAAGCGACGGTCTCATCGAACGCCACCGGGCCAAGGGTACCTTCGTGACCTTCCGCCCACAGGAAGCGCTCTGGTGCCAGGTCGAGACGAACTGGGCGGGACTGCTCAACGCGCGCGAAGGAGCCACGATCGAGGTGCTGGCGCGTGGCGAATCGGCCGACGTGCAGGGCCTGGTGCACCAGATCGGCGAACGCGCGCCGTCTTACCTGCACTTCCGGCGCCGCCATTGGCGCAACGATTCGCCCTTCATGATCGGCGAGGTCTACATCGACAAACGGCTCGAGCAGCGCATAACGGACGAGGCTCTGCGCACGAAGACCTCGATGCGCCTCATCGCCGACGTGGCAGGCGTGGAGGTGACGGACGCGCGCCAGACGCTGACCATCGGGACGGCGGACGCCGAGATCGCCGAACTCCTCCATCTTCCCTTCAACGCGCCGGTCGCCGTGGTGCACCGCTCGGCCATCGACGCCAGCGGCACGCTGGTGTTCGTCGGCGTCGCAACCTATCGCGGCGACGTGGTCCGGCTCGACTTCAAACTTCGCTGA
- a CDS encoding AAA family ATPase, whose product MKIAAFRLFNVKRFANRGVAVEGIGDGVNVLCAANEFGKSTSFEALHALFFQPHSSTAADVRSLRPYSGGNPRVEADIETEAGRYRVAKQFYGGRSAQVTDLATGRLIAQADEAEIFIEGLVRGGTAGPAGLLWVRQGVTGIERRSKSEEDSEKQVRASLLESVQGEVEAVTGGRRMAEIMAAAEEELGRLVTPTGRPKAGERYAAAVEERARLEVEERRLEGEVTALRQALDARAVATKRLAELDRAEDRQERRQAVETAQAALEAAKSKAAVLRAAETDLTLTRERRDAADKKLATFRAALRKAETLRSQLAEAAHRRAEALARRDEAAATVTQARAESEAAEAGEQEARALLARLDAALRSREAAERLAELEQRLAAADTARGGIEEGEAAIAPLRLSDKSVAELESVEIEIAKLRAVAQAGRPSLTVAYEPGAPAVMLDGKALTDGEPLSYDGQAQLSIPGIGIATLRAGRTTGDGDGLHRVEERRRVLLASLGVEDLAAARGRQMEVQRRESDLRELKARLSALAPDGLAKLREDVVARRAVAGDALELKEDPAQVRAAHEAAEARRLAARQALREAEPMQGGAGDAVVAAETALAALQAERAQAEAVLGPEETRAEQENRFAGELAELDAKLAEQQAVVAGLRESAVDLASAEATLRRVRSVADAAEKEAGSLRERMAGLNAEIRARSDDAVEENWRETVEALAAANSRVAAYEKEVAVLQKLRAALETARSRARDAYLKPVMTELRPLLGLLFDDVSITFDEKTLLPHKILRNGQEEEVERLSGGMREQLSVLTRLAFARLLAKDGRPAPVILDDALVYSDDDRIEKMFDALHRQSLDQQIIVFSCRQRAFQKLGGHVLQVTDWHPG is encoded by the coding sequence TTGAAGATCGCCGCTTTCCGCCTGTTCAACGTCAAGCGTTTCGCCAATCGCGGTGTCGCGGTCGAAGGCATCGGCGACGGCGTCAACGTGCTGTGCGCCGCCAACGAGTTCGGCAAGTCGACCAGCTTCGAGGCGCTGCACGCGCTGTTCTTCCAGCCACATTCGAGCACGGCCGCCGATGTTCGTAGCTTGCGCCCCTATTCGGGCGGCAATCCGCGCGTCGAGGCCGACATCGAGACTGAGGCGGGACGGTACCGCGTCGCCAAGCAGTTCTACGGCGGCCGCTCGGCGCAGGTGACCGACCTCGCCACGGGACGGCTGATCGCCCAGGCCGACGAGGCGGAAATCTTCATCGAAGGCCTTGTCAGAGGCGGCACGGCGGGACCTGCCGGTTTGCTGTGGGTTCGCCAAGGCGTGACGGGCATCGAGAGGCGCTCGAAGTCCGAGGAGGACAGCGAGAAGCAGGTACGCGCCAGCCTGCTCGAATCGGTTCAGGGAGAGGTCGAGGCGGTGACCGGCGGACGCCGCATGGCCGAGATCATGGCGGCGGCGGAGGAAGAACTCGGCCGGCTTGTGACCCCGACAGGACGTCCCAAAGCCGGCGAGCGCTATGCCGCCGCCGTCGAGGAGCGTGCGCGCCTTGAGGTCGAGGAGCGCCGGCTCGAAGGCGAGGTTACGGCTTTGCGTCAAGCGCTCGACGCGCGGGCCGTTGCGACGAAGCGGCTGGCCGAACTCGACCGCGCCGAGGACCGGCAGGAGCGGAGGCAGGCGGTCGAGACCGCGCAGGCCGCCCTCGAGGCGGCGAAGTCGAAGGCCGCGGTTCTGCGAGCGGCGGAAACGGACCTGACGCTGACGCGGGAACGGCGCGATGCAGCGGACAAAAAACTCGCCACGTTCCGGGCGGCCCTGCGGAAGGCCGAGACGCTGCGGAGCCAGCTCGCCGAGGCCGCCCACAGGCGCGCGGAAGCGTTGGCCCGGCGCGACGAGGCGGCAGCAACGGTCACACAGGCCCGTGCCGAAAGCGAAGCGGCGGAGGCGGGCGAACAGGAGGCGCGTGCCCTGCTCGCCCGGCTCGACGCCGCCTTGCGGTCGCGCGAGGCGGCGGAGCGACTGGCGGAACTGGAGCAGCGGCTTGCGGCGGCGGATACCGCCCGCGGCGGGATCGAGGAAGGCGAGGCGGCCATTGCTCCGCTGCGGCTTTCGGACAAGAGCGTGGCGGAACTCGAATCCGTCGAGATCGAGATTGCGAAACTCCGCGCGGTCGCCCAGGCCGGCCGTCCGTCGCTTACTGTCGCCTACGAGCCGGGTGCGCCGGCCGTGATGCTGGACGGCAAGGCGCTGACGGACGGCGAGCCGCTATCCTACGACGGGCAAGCCCAGCTCTCGATTCCCGGCATCGGCATCGCGACCTTGAGAGCTGGGCGGACTACCGGCGACGGCGACGGCTTGCACAGGGTCGAGGAGCGCCGCCGCGTCCTTCTCGCCTCGCTGGGCGTCGAGGATCTCGCCGCCGCGCGCGGGCGGCAAATGGAGGTACAGCGCCGGGAGAGCGACCTGCGCGAACTGAAGGCGCGCTTGTCTGCGCTCGCACCCGACGGGCTGGCGAAGCTGCGCGAAGACGTTGTGGCGCGAAGGGCGGTCGCCGGCGACGCGCTGGAGCTGAAGGAGGATCCGGCACAAGTCCGCGCCGCGCATGAGGCGGCGGAGGCGCGGCGTCTGGCGGCACGGCAGGCGTTGCGCGAGGCGGAGCCCATGCAGGGGGGCGCCGGAGACGCCGTCGTCGCGGCCGAGACCGCGCTCGCCGCGCTCCAGGCCGAACGTGCGCAGGCCGAGGCCGTTCTCGGGCCGGAGGAAACGCGGGCTGAGCAGGAAAACCGCTTCGCGGGCGAGTTGGCTGAGCTCGACGCCAAGCTGGCGGAGCAGCAGGCCGTGGTGGCCGGGCTGCGCGAGAGCGCCGTCGATCTCGCCTCGGCGGAGGCGACGCTCAGGCGCGTCCGCTCGGTGGCCGACGCTGCCGAGAAGGAGGCCGGTTCGCTGCGCGAGCGGATGGCCGGCCTCAATGCCGAAATCCGCGCCCGTTCCGACGACGCCGTCGAGGAAAACTGGCGGGAGACGGTCGAGGCGCTCGCTGCCGCAAACTCCCGCGTCGCGGCCTACGAGAAGGAAGTCGCCGTCCTGCAGAAGCTGCGCGCCGCGCTGGAGACGGCACGCAGCCGTGCCCGCGACGCCTATCTGAAGCCGGTGATGACCGAACTTCGCCCGTTGCTCGGGCTCCTGTTCGATGATGTCTCGATCACCTTCGACGAAAAAACGCTGCTCCCCCACAAGATCCTGCGGAACGGCCAGGAAGAGGAGGTCGAGCGCCTGAGCGGCGGCATGCGCGAGCAGCTGTCTGTGCTGACGCGACTCGCTTTCGCCCGCCTGCTCGCGAAGGACGGCCGCCCCGCCCCGGTGATTCTCGACGACGCCCTGGTCTATTCCGACGACGACCGCATCGAGAAGATGTTCGACGCGCTGCACCGGCAGTCGCTCGACCAGCAGATCATCGTCTTTTCCTGCCGGCAGCGCGCCTTCCAGAAGCTTGGCGGACACGTGCTTCAGGTGACCGACTGGCATCCGGGCTGA
- a CDS encoding phosphoribosyltransferase has translation MDLHDPIVLALPRGGVPVAAEIADLLHAPLDLVIVRKVGAPGNPELAVAAIVDGNPPDVVLNREIIEAYGLGEAELDALVKEERPELERRRGAYRGNRKVMSIRDRTAIVVDDGAATGTTMKVALRALKRRQPRRIVVALPVAPPDTCIELEPEADAVVCLSQPPSFRALSQHYRDFRQLSDDEVTQALHEAARRRKTESAKD, from the coding sequence ATGGATCTGCACGATCCGATCGTGCTCGCCCTGCCGCGCGGCGGCGTTCCCGTCGCGGCCGAGATCGCCGATCTGCTCCATGCGCCGCTCGATCTGGTCATCGTCCGCAAGGTGGGCGCGCCGGGGAACCCCGAACTCGCGGTGGCGGCCATCGTCGACGGCAACCCGCCCGACGTGGTGCTGAACCGCGAAATCATCGAAGCCTACGGCCTGGGCGAGGCGGAACTCGACGCGCTCGTGAAGGAAGAACGCCCGGAACTGGAGCGCCGTCGCGGCGCATATCGAGGCAATCGGAAGGTGATGTCGATCAGGGACAGGACGGCTATCGTCGTCGACGACGGCGCGGCGACGGGAACGACAATGAAGGTCGCGTTGCGCGCACTCAAGCGTCGCCAGCCGCGCCGCATCGTCGTGGCGCTGCCGGTCGCGCCGCCGGATACCTGCATCGAACTCGAGCCGGAGGCGGACGCCGTCGTCTGCCTCAGCCAGCCCCCGAGTTTCCGGGCGCTGAGCCAGCACTATCGCGATTTCCGGCAGCTCTCCGACGATGAGGTAACGCAGGCGCTGCACGAGGCGGCGCGGCGCAGGAAGACGGAAAGCGCGAAGGACTGA
- a CDS encoding caspase family protein produces MYRLLSAVLCLVSLAAGGRMAFAVEDALQGVALVIGNSGYEHLPPLANPKDDARAVEDLLDDLGFETDLSSDRDARRLARDLEDFAEDAAHADVAILYYAGHGIEAGGENFMVPVDADLSALDAASERLVPTSQLIARLRQTVPVVIVLLDACRDNPFPPGAMVRVAPEAEPVAMAPEGLAPPPARGARRLAPAGGEPAPENLGIVLGFAAEPGAAALDGAPGEHSPYAAALLKHLSAGGYPFGDVMTMISEEVYLRTGGRQTPWMNTSLRRELRFGAADPANGEEAAIRGERRRLLLGISAIGQAERRQVEARAEKAGVPMDALFAMLQALGAEAVADPAQLDAVLRDQAERLKSMLAERRALAPSDPEIARLGGLAETALREGALKAAIAINGKAKARVEELHASVDRAEGEIATRRREFAAVYARSAETYALSFDHLHAAEDYGRAYDEVKRSDDDRAVDYLMAMAEALADHGYYKVDAGSLERAVEAYREALDNLPADDRSPRWAKARSGLAMALFTAGEHESGAATLESSASILRETLAELPADGPAEAELRLGSDLGLVLFTLGWRDDGTERLREAEAVLRTARAKAGEVENAELVARVTNRLGTALMYLGQRTGDRTRLLEAADLFRASLAITSREAAASDWASMQNNLAIALGALGEMETGNDKLAEAVAAYLEVLKLNTRDRTPLLWAESQNNVATALHRLAERESSTERYEEAEAALRLALQEITRERSPLKWAAVQENLGIVLRNIGERRSDRSVMEAAVAALRNSLTERTRDRVPGEWGNLQNNLGSALLSLAKAGGPERAYAEAEAAFEAALPQQSRDRAPLEWAKTQNNLGNLHYALASRGGSLAGFEKAAAHYRLSLLENTRDRMPLDWALAMHNLGQTLTEIGKLAPSLPALDEAAAALEASRAVYREAGQAQYETYFEALLAQIELAKLQIQVSEKIRALNAAE; encoded by the coding sequence ATGTACCGCCTCCTCAGCGCAGTGCTGTGCCTCGTATCGCTGGCCGCAGGCGGCCGGATGGCGTTTGCCGTCGAGGACGCGCTGCAGGGCGTGGCGCTGGTGATCGGCAACTCCGGCTACGAACACCTGCCGCCGCTTGCCAATCCCAAGGACGACGCCCGCGCAGTGGAGGACCTGCTCGATGATCTTGGCTTCGAGACCGACCTTTCGTCCGACCGGGACGCGCGGCGGCTCGCGCGCGACCTGGAGGACTTCGCCGAGGATGCCGCGCACGCCGACGTCGCCATCCTCTACTACGCCGGGCACGGCATCGAGGCCGGCGGCGAAAACTTCATGGTTCCGGTTGATGCCGACCTGTCCGCGCTGGACGCCGCATCCGAGAGGCTGGTGCCGACCTCGCAGTTGATCGCGCGCCTGCGCCAAACCGTGCCCGTGGTGATCGTGCTGCTCGACGCCTGTCGCGACAATCCCTTCCCGCCGGGCGCGATGGTGCGCGTCGCGCCGGAAGCCGAACCCGTGGCGATGGCGCCCGAGGGCCTGGCGCCGCCGCCCGCACGTGGCGCCCGGAGGCTCGCGCCCGCCGGTGGAGAGCCCGCCCCGGAAAATCTCGGGATCGTGCTCGGTTTCGCCGCCGAACCCGGCGCGGCGGCGCTCGACGGGGCGCCAGGCGAACACAGCCCGTATGCGGCCGCGCTCCTGAAGCACCTTTCCGCCGGCGGCTACCCGTTCGGCGACGTCATGACCATGATCTCCGAGGAGGTCTATCTCAGGACCGGCGGACGGCAGACGCCGTGGATGAACACCAGCCTTCGCCGCGAATTGCGCTTCGGCGCCGCCGATCCGGCGAACGGCGAGGAGGCCGCCATCCGCGGCGAGCGGCGGCGGCTCCTGCTCGGCATCTCGGCCATCGGGCAAGCGGAGCGCCGGCAGGTCGAGGCGCGGGCGGAAAAGGCCGGCGTGCCGATGGACGCACTTTTCGCCATGCTCCAGGCGCTGGGCGCGGAAGCTGTCGCCGACCCGGCGCAACTCGACGCCGTCCTGCGCGACCAAGCCGAGCGACTGAAGTCGATGCTGGCCGAACGGCGGGCGCTCGCCCCCAGTGATCCCGAAATCGCACGGCTCGGCGGGCTCGCAGAGACGGCGCTCCGGGAAGGCGCGCTCAAGGCCGCTATCGCAATCAACGGGAAGGCCAAGGCGCGCGTCGAGGAACTGCACGCGTCCGTCGACCGGGCGGAGGGAGAAATCGCGACGCGGCGGCGCGAGTTCGCCGCCGTCTATGCCCGGAGTGCGGAGACCTACGCGCTCTCCTTCGATCATCTGCACGCGGCGGAAGACTACGGCCGCGCCTACGATGAGGTGAAGCGGTCGGACGACGACCGCGCGGTGGACTACCTGATGGCCATGGCCGAGGCCCTGGCCGACCACGGATACTACAAGGTGGATGCCGGCAGCCTGGAGCGCGCTGTGGAGGCCTATCGCGAGGCGCTCGACAATCTTCCGGCCGACGACCGCTCGCCCCGGTGGGCGAAGGCGCGTTCCGGCCTCGCCATGGCTCTGTTTACCGCCGGCGAACACGAGAGCGGAGCCGCGACGCTGGAGTCATCTGCCTCGATCCTGCGCGAAACGCTGGCGGAACTGCCTGCCGACGGGCCGGCAGAGGCGGAGCTTCGGCTCGGCAGCGACCTCGGGCTGGTGCTGTTCACCCTCGGCTGGCGCGACGACGGCACGGAGCGGCTCCGGGAGGCCGAAGCCGTGCTTCGAACGGCGCGGGCAAAGGCCGGGGAGGTCGAGAACGCGGAACTCGTCGCGCGGGTTACGAACCGGCTAGGGACTGCGCTGATGTATCTCGGCCAGCGCACGGGCGACCGGACACGCCTGTTGGAGGCCGCGGACCTCTTCCGCGCCTCGCTCGCCATTACCAGCCGCGAGGCCGCTGCGTCGGACTGGGCGTCGATGCAGAACAACCTGGCGATTGCGCTCGGCGCACTCGGCGAGATGGAGACCGGCAACGACAAGCTGGCCGAAGCCGTCGCGGCCTATCTCGAGGTCCTGAAGCTGAATACGCGCGACAGGACGCCCCTGCTCTGGGCGGAATCGCAGAACAACGTGGCGACGGCCCTGCACCGGCTGGCGGAGCGGGAGAGCAGCACCGAACGCTACGAAGAGGCGGAGGCCGCGCTCCGGCTCGCGCTCCAGGAGATTACGCGCGAGCGTTCGCCGCTGAAATGGGCGGCGGTGCAGGAGAACCTCGGCATCGTGCTGCGCAACATCGGCGAGCGCCGGAGCGACCGGTCGGTGATGGAGGCGGCCGTTGCTGCCCTGCGCAACTCTCTGACGGAGCGGACCCGCGACCGCGTTCCCGGCGAATGGGGCAATCTGCAGAACAATCTCGGCAGCGCACTCCTGTCGCTGGCAAAGGCCGGCGGACCCGAGCGTGCATATGCAGAGGCCGAAGCCGCGTTCGAGGCCGCGCTGCCGCAGCAGTCACGCGACCGCGCACCACTGGAATGGGCTAAGACACAGAACAATCTCGGGAACCTGCACTACGCGCTGGCCTCTCGCGGCGGTTCGCTGGCAGGTTTCGAGAAGGCCGCGGCGCACTACCGGCTCTCGCTCCTGGAGAACACGCGCGACCGCATGCCGCTCGACTGGGCGCTGGCGATGCACAATCTCGGTCAGACGCTGACCGAGATTGGCAAGCTTGCGCCCTCGCTGCCCGCGCTCGACGAGGCCGCCGCCGCGCTCGAAGCGTCGCGCGCGGTTTACCGAGAAGCGGGCCAGGCGCAGTACGAGACCTATTTCGAAGCGCTGCTCGCGCAGATCGAACTGGCGAAGCTGCAGATCCAGGTGTCCGAGAAGATCAGGGCGCTGAACGCGGCCGAATAG
- a CDS encoding TRAP transporter small permease, which produces MLRKLYVGINRVTLFIGGLAILAITLLGGADIIVTLIFQRPIAGVFEATQTLMVVAVFLGLGMVHLNRSYISVDIAYDAMPRFGQRLSDTLTLLLMLCFFTALAWRGWGNAMQSWRVGEYTSGIVQFPVYPAKIALAAGCTLAAVSCVVDLVAGARFRKPAVIREE; this is translated from the coding sequence GTGCTCCGGAAGCTCTATGTCGGCATCAACAGGGTAACCCTCTTCATCGGCGGGCTCGCCATCCTGGCGATCACGCTGCTCGGCGGGGCAGACATCATCGTCACCCTCATCTTCCAGCGACCCATCGCCGGCGTGTTCGAGGCGACCCAGACCCTGATGGTGGTGGCGGTCTTCCTTGGGCTGGGCATGGTACACCTGAACCGCTCCTACATCAGCGTCGACATCGCCTACGATGCCATGCCGCGCTTCGGGCAGCGGCTGAGCGACACGCTGACGCTGCTTCTCATGCTCTGCTTCTTCACGGCGCTGGCATGGCGCGGCTGGGGCAATGCCATGCAGTCCTGGCGGGTCGGTGAGTACACCTCGGGCATCGTGCAGTTTCCGGTCTACCCGGCCAAGATCGCGCTCGCGGCGGGATGCACGCTCGCGGCCGTGAGCTGCGTGGTGGACCTTGTCGCCGGCGCACGCTTCCGCAAGCCGGCCGTCATCCGCGAGGAATAG
- a CDS encoding ornithine cyclodeaminase family protein produces the protein MIVLSDADVAALLPMRDAIEVVAGAMKEVSAGNANLPLRSIVDVGRPNMMGVMPGAFMPGSEATAPCYGIKLVSLFPGNPDAGYSSHQGAIVLFESQHGSAIAMMNAGLLTAIRTAAASAVATRALAREDAGVLAIIGAGEQAEHHLEAMVAVRPVREVRIVGRRREKAERFAAHAREMHPALKIDVLDDVRAAVDGADLVCTVTSSAEPLLSGDWIAPGTHLNVVGASIPSKREIDEEMVARAALYVDYRPSTFAQAGEVIGAIESGRIGKDHVRAEIGEVLGGSKPGRAGPEEITLYRSLGIAAQDLACAMHCLTRARAEGRGVEAPL, from the coding sequence ATGATCGTCCTTTCCGATGCCGACGTCGCCGCGCTTCTGCCCATGCGGGATGCCATCGAGGTGGTGGCGGGCGCCATGAAGGAGGTTTCGGCGGGCAACGCGAACCTGCCGCTGCGCTCGATCGTGGACGTTGGCAGGCCGAACATGATGGGCGTCATGCCGGGCGCCTTCATGCCCGGATCGGAAGCGACGGCGCCCTGCTACGGCATCAAGCTGGTCAGCCTTTTCCCCGGCAATCCGGATGCGGGCTACTCCTCGCACCAGGGCGCGATCGTTCTGTTCGAATCGCAGCACGGTTCGGCGATCGCCATGATGAATGCCGGGCTGCTCACGGCGATTCGCACGGCGGCTGCGAGTGCAGTGGCGACGCGTGCGCTGGCGCGCGAGGATGCGGGCGTACTCGCCATCATCGGCGCGGGCGAACAGGCCGAGCATCACCTGGAGGCGATGGTGGCGGTCAGGCCCGTGCGGGAGGTTCGTATCGTGGGCCGCCGCCGGGAAAAGGCGGAGCGATTCGCAGCGCATGCGCGGGAAATGCACCCGGCGCTCAAGATCGACGTGCTGGACGACGTCCGCGCGGCCGTCGATGGGGCCGATCTCGTCTGCACGGTCACGTCCTCTGCCGAGCCGTTGCTGTCTGGCGACTGGATCGCGCCCGGAACGCATCTCAACGTGGTCGGGGCATCCATTCCTTCCAAGCGCGAGATCGACGAGGAGATGGTGGCCCGCGCCGCGCTCTATGTCGACTACCGCCCCTCCACCTTCGCCCAGGCCGGCGAGGTGATCGGCGCGATTGAAAGTGGCAGGATCGGCAAGGACCATGTCCGCGCCGAGATCGGCGAGGTGCTGGGCGGCTCGAAACCTGGCCGAGCGGGCCCCGAAGAGATCACGCTCTACCGCTCGCTCGGCATCGCCGCGCAGGATCTCGCCTGTGCCATGCATTGCCTCACCCGCGCCAGGGCCGAAGGCCGCGGCGTGGAAGCCCCGCTCTGA
- a CDS encoding metallophosphoesterase family protein, translated as MTFRFVHSSDLHLGKRFGRFSGDLPGALREARHAAIGRLAEHAREHGASTVLLAGDTFDTETPAPQVRRQALAEMSHHTDIRFVILPGNHDSLQTTQLWTTLRAEAPQNVSLAVEPHAMELAPGVLLFPAPCTTRRAGRDLTEWMDGAPSADGTLRIGLAHGAVRSFSEEGDGLEVIAPDRARRAGLSYLALGDWHGGVEIDPRTRYSGTPEQDRFKHGRPGEALLVSLEGPDALPEVTALPTGRFAWRTLTLELLDRDDAVAGLEALLPETRQRRQSLLRIAATGRARLADRTALSDAIDHARPDFAYLDFDDRGLATECEAGDLDRIDRAGALREAADALLAESEDAARSAEERAIAGAALARLYAYAQAVNP; from the coding sequence ATGACGTTCCGATTCGTCCATTCCAGCGACCTCCATCTCGGCAAGCGCTTCGGACGGTTTTCAGGCGACCTGCCCGGCGCCCTGCGCGAGGCGCGCCACGCTGCGATCGGCCGACTGGCAGAACACGCGCGGGAGCACGGCGCCTCCACGGTTCTCCTGGCTGGCGATACGTTCGACACCGAGACGCCCGCGCCTCAGGTGCGGCGCCAGGCGCTGGCGGAGATGAGCCATCATACCGACATCCGCTTCGTGATCCTGCCGGGCAACCATGATTCGCTGCAGACGACGCAACTCTGGACGACGCTGCGGGCCGAGGCGCCGCAGAACGTCTCGCTCGCGGTCGAGCCGCATGCGATGGAACTTGCCCCCGGCGTCCTCCTCTTTCCCGCGCCCTGCACGACCCGGCGGGCCGGCCGCGACCTCACCGAATGGATGGACGGCGCACCGTCCGCGGACGGGACGTTGCGAATCGGGCTCGCGCACGGCGCGGTTCGGAGCTTTTCGGAAGAGGGCGATGGGCTCGAGGTGATCGCGCCGGATCGTGCCCGTCGCGCCGGCCTGTCATACCTCGCGCTCGGCGACTGGCACGGCGGCGTGGAGATCGATCCGCGCACCCGCTACAGCGGCACGCCCGAACAGGACCGCTTCAAGCATGGTCGTCCCGGCGAGGCGCTGTTGGTGTCGCTAGAGGGACCGGACGCGCTGCCCGAGGTGACGGCGCTTCCGACCGGCCGCTTCGCCTGGCGCACGCTGACCCTCGAACTGCTCGACCGTGACGACGCCGTCGCAGGCCTGGAAGCGCTCCTGCCGGAGACGCGGCAGCGGCGCCAGTCGCTCCTGCGGATCGCCGCGACCGGCCGGGCGCGGCTGGCGGACCGCACGGCGCTCTCCGATGCGATAGACCACGCGCGACCTGACTTCGCCTATCTCGACTTCGACGACCGGGGGTTGGCGACCGAATGCGAGGCGGGAGATCTGGACCGGATCGACCGCGCGGGCGCGCTGCGCGAGGCGGCCGATGCGCTGCTCGCCGAATCGGAGGACGCGGCCCGCTCGGCGGAGGAGCGCGCGATCGCCGGTGCGGCTCTTGCCCGGCTCTATGCCTATGCGCAGGCGGTAAACCCTTGA